From Streptomyces durmitorensis, a single genomic window includes:
- a CDS encoding molybdopterin-dependent oxidoreductase — MLGLGVAGVTFAPPLQRGLESFLGAASDKDPTGLTDLLPNGGGFRYYSVAASVPHRSASTYRLKIDGLVDRPTTYSLPRLRALPQTRLVRDVQCVTGWRVPSTPFEGVRLSALLDAAGVRPAARAVRFTCFDGTYSESLTLKQARRADVLVALRMQDKDLGHTHGGPARLYVAPMYFYKSAKWLSGITLTDEVEPGYWEKRGYDVDAWVGDSNGRDDEPTT; from the coding sequence ATGCTCGGTCTGGGTGTCGCGGGCGTGACCTTCGCGCCACCGCTCCAGCGGGGCCTGGAGTCCTTCCTGGGCGCCGCGTCCGACAAGGACCCCACGGGCCTGACGGACCTGCTCCCCAACGGCGGCGGATTCCGCTACTACTCGGTGGCCGCGTCCGTCCCGCACAGGAGCGCGTCCACCTACCGCCTGAAGATCGACGGCCTGGTGGACCGCCCCACGACGTACTCCCTGCCAAGACTGCGCGCCCTGCCGCAGACCCGCCTGGTGCGCGACGTCCAGTGCGTCACGGGCTGGCGCGTGCCGAGCACCCCCTTCGAGGGCGTACGCCTCTCCGCCCTCCTGGACGCGGCAGGGGTGCGCCCCGCCGCCCGAGCCGTGCGCTTCACGTGCTTCGACGGGACGTACAGCGAGAGCCTGACGCTGAAGCAGGCGCGGCGGGCCGACGTCCTTGTGGCCCTGCGCATGCAGGACAAGGACCTGGGCCACACCCACGGCGGCCCGGCCCGCCTCTATGTCGCCCCCATGTACTTCTACAAGTCGGCGAAGTGGCTCTCCGGGATCACGCTCACGGACGAGGTGGAGCCGGGGTACTGGGAGAAGCGCGGCTACGACGTCGACGCCTGGGTGGGTGATTCGAATGGCAGGGACGACGAGCCCACGACCTGA